ccAAAAACTTATACAATCGCGTCGAAAATTATATATATGAATCAACTCTACATAGTTTTTGGCGAACCGTGTGTCCTCAGTTTGGACAAACtattagtgtagtaattataataaagttCGCACTACACTTAGTAAGTGTATGTTTCACCAATCAATGAGAGAGGCTCACTCGTGATTCATGCACTAAATGTGGAGGTGCCTGTTGATATAGTAGGTAATGTGCATTGCATTATGGAGTGCCCACGAACACAAAAAATAGTTTTGCACTAATAATCACTTCTAAATATTCGCTTCTTTCTAAACTGCAAGACATAGCGTCTATTACTACCTACTACTTGAATCCCCCACATGACGCTGTAAACGTAAACAGTACCATGTATGGCCGCTGTCAGCAATAACTTTAGATGACAAGTACTGCTTTATTTTTAGAATTAGGGGTCGTGCGTTAATGGCACTTAAAATGTACAGTCGTAAATACAAAATGGTTGCGGTGTTCATTTCCACGAGCATCATCGCTTAATAAAATTCTTCTTCGAAAGTGGTTTTGTTTAATGTACAAGTATAAaagtttttacagtacatatggtgctactttaacgcactagtgcgataattagcacattacgtgacaatgtcgaaaatttaaagggccatatatgtactgtaaaacgttgtacgatacatgtgcgaataggttagcaactcgtgtcgatttaaaacacccCCATCGGTCAAATTCTAATTTATCGCCACtggttgcgaatttcctatccCACTTGTGTCGTAGTAATGTACTAATTACTGTATGTTTGTGAACTAGAGTAGTTGAGCTCTGCGGTCTCACCATGGAAAGATTTGTTTATTTAGTAGCTTTAGATCTTTTTCTTCCTTTAGAGCTAAATATTGTAAGGCAATGCAAATAAATACGAGTTTGTATGTGGACTGATTCTCGAGAGAACGGCGACCCTCATCAAGCCCCTAACATCGCCTCGGTTGCACTGGGAGCGGGCGTGCTAGGTTGACATACAAGGACATTTTATCAATGTATGCCCTGGAGGAACAGCGCGCCAACGATGCGTATGACGGGATGATCTATTGAAGAACAGAATGGCAATTCGGATTTTTTATCTTGTGGAGAATGTGTTAAAGCCACGAATTTTCAGTCAGTACCTATCTACTATACCGTAGGTAATTAACTGGATAATTTACCACACTATGACCATACAATCTATCGTGCAGGTTCATACAAcggtacctatgtacctaacgAGTTGGAGAGAAAGTTTGTTTATGGGTGATGACTGCATGATgaacaattaaaataaatagtaattttaacattGGGATTTGAAATGATTCCAAATCAATTTTGTTTGTTATCAATGTGTTAGAtgtaatttgttcaataaggaCTACATGATAAACTTTTGTTGATAAGACAGATAACcatgtacctaagtaggtgtAGATATGTCCGGTTCGGTGTAAATAAGTGCCACACATTTAGTATTACATTTGGCGCGAGTGTATGTGACTACATGAGCATGTCGTGCGGCTGGTGGTGCGTGCTGAGTGCGGCGTGCGTCGCTACCCTGGCGCGTGCGCAAGCGCCTGAGCGGGAGGCGCGGTTGGTGGCCACGGCGCAGGGCCCCGTACGCGGCTACCGCGCCGCTCACCAAGACCACTATGAGTTCTTCGGCATTCCATACGCGACTGCGCCTACAGGACCACATCGTTTCAAGGTGCGATGAATAGGCTGAGTAATGCCGCTAGGCTTGAGTCTTAACTTTAGCAGGTACCTACTTTAGAATAGACCAAGCATTTCTTAGTTTGTACAAATAGctacactcctaactgtacatcggtggaccttattactaaaggtataaggtccaccgatgtacagttaacagtgtgggcgatggtaatATCTATCTTgagaaattaaaacaaactcctaatacattatttttcaaGTGTTGTACTGTTTCTTTGTTAATCTACgcgttaattgtttatttaAGTGTTCAAATTACCTATGACAATGTTTCAGGAACCTCTTCCTGCACCAGTATGGCTTGAGACATTGGATGCAGTTAATGACTCCATCATATGTCCgcaaaataaattaatgaaaCAAATAACACCAAATAAAGTAATGCAAGAAGACTGTCTTATTGTCAACATTTACGTTCCTGAtacggacaaaaaaaatctttcagTGCTTGTCATAGTTCACGGCGGAGGTTATCAAGTTGGGTTTGGTAATTTTATGACCCCACGAGGCTTAATGAGAAGTAAAAAAGTGATTGCAGTGACATTCAACTATCGGCTTGGAGTACATGGGTTTTTGTGTCTTGGCACGAAGGATGCTCCAGGTAACGCCGGCATGAAAGATCAAGTGGCTCTATTGAGGTGGGTTCAAAAGAACATTAAAAAATTTGGCGGAAATCCTGATGATGTCACAATCACCGGTTCAAGTGCTGGAGGATCTTCAGTAGATTTATTGATGTTATCAGATATGGCCAAGGGGCTTTTCAATAAAGTAATTCCTGAAAGTGGCTCCAATGTAGCCGGTTGGAGCGTTCAAATTGATCCCCACAAATATGCGATAGATTATGCTAATGACATTGGCTTTCGAAACGTCGACGACGTCTACGCTTTAGAGGAGTTTTATAAAAATGCCCCGTATGACTTACTATTCTATAATTTGCGTTTGGATAGAAAAGATTCTACTTTTGGTTTCGGACCATGCGTTGAGCGAGATACGGGAACTGAAATATTTCTCAGTGATTCTCCTGTAAACATTATAAAACAGGGTAAATACCGAAAGATCCCCGTCCTGTATGGATTTGCAAATATGGAGGGCCTTTTGCGTTTACTTCAATTTGAAAGTTGGCAAAATGAAATGAATACGAATTTTACTCTCTTTTTACCTTCTGATCTGCAATTTGAATCTGACCAACAAAGGGCACAAGTTGCGAAGGCGGCCAAGGAATTTTACTTCGGTAATAAACCTGTGGAAAAAGAGACCGTGTTGAATTATATAGACTACTTCTCAGATGTGATCTTTGCGTACCCAGCGCTGAGGTCAGTGAGTTTGCAGGTGGCGTCAGGAAGCAagtctatatatttatatgaataTTCTTACCCTGTTGAGGTTTTTGCGCCTTACTTTAAGCCACCCGGTGAAATTCCAGAATATATGTCTAAGATCCGCGGAGCGCGCCACACAGCTCAGACGGAGGCTGTACTCGAGTGCTCTCTGGACGTACACATGAACAATGAGGAACCTGAACCCTACCGAAAACACAAGGCGCTTATGAAGGAGCTGTGGTTGAACTTTATAACTACTGGGTGACTATTTTTAGTTATATTATTGTAAATTTTCACAAACATACTCACATGAATTTCCTTAATTTCTATCTTATTTTTGTTTAGTGGCTTCATACTTACAAGTATTTACTTTCAGCTCATACTATTACTGTCATACACATAAttgacataatatatatttaggtGCATAGGTACTACTGCTTAAGATTCAAGTCCACacaattttgacatttaatatttatgtatcgGTCCAATTCTACTTGGTTCGGCCATTATTGgatgttaattaaaaatatttaatgtcacATAGTAATTATGAGTAAATATGATGTTTTTATGATTACAGTAAGCCAGTGGGCGAAGGCGCAGGCGCGGTGCCGGGCTTGGAGTCGTGGGCGCCGGCGGGCGACAACTGCTCGCCGCACGCATCTCTAGGCGAGCGCATGGAGGTaacctcttcttcttcctcgcgttgtcccggcattttcctacggctcatgggagcctggggtccgcttggcaacatATGCCAAGAATtcgcgtaggcactagttttcgaCAAAAAGTCTCACATGTTTATTGTTTACATACacctaggtacctaaatacgCAAAAGGCGTAAAAAACAagacataattaaaataatatttaagtaaatagtgACAACATAGTGCGGCGTTCGAAGGAGATGGCGGCACGATCTACGTCTTTCGGAAAGATTGTCCTAATATTGCCAAAGAACGAGAcgcgtggaagaaagagagtgcggcctttgcccagcactgggacacaacaggctaacaatcaaataaaataataagtgtTTCTCACTTGCGCGTCATAGTTAAGGTCAGGCGCAACTTTAGAGCATTCTGCGCAATCGTCACAAGttaaatacttaaaatacaTCAATTTTGGAGCACGTGGGACCTATCTATAGTTTTAATGCAAGTATTGATAAAATTGCATTAATGTAATTAGGTCGTGTGTTTTGGACAGATGCGTGGATCACTCCTCGAGGCGCGCCGTAAGTTCTGGGACGACATCTACGCGAAGCACTACCGCGcgcccacgccgccgccgccgccgcccgcccgCCACACGGAACTCTGATCAACCCAATACAtaagtatttcaatatttttgctTTAAATAAATCCTGgcgttttgacattggaaatgtcttttcgttcgctccagtatacggtccgatttcacgaaaaagtgcgatccccttatatctcggaaagttgtgaagatatgatattaaaaaataggttcaaaagacgcataatcacgagagctgtaaggtgcaaaaataattattcgagaaagtcaaaaacaaaaaaagttttggtcgaaatagtgaaaataaaattcaattttttccgaatttttgattttggtgctcgataatttggaaacgaagaatgatatcaaaaatttgagaaaaactgctctggacaatttagtcagctacaatttgagcctaaaataaagacgatcgggttaagggtttgccctgtagcctaaccttaaaatagtcaaaaagtcagaacgacatttttcacaggacatttatgacttcatgtttcgcagagttcgttatcggtgtttgttgtgaattatcgggattatgacggcagaataacacttgcactgcgtgggcttttaaaatcgctgcagatttttcttagtctaactctatctatcctgtttgagacgggcgtagataacgcactattcgacaatctatgcattcttgtggtggtggaaatagaaatagaaatagatatagaggtagaggtagaggtagggggagagggagagggagagggagagggagagggagagggagagggagagggagagggagagggagagggagagggagagggagagggagagggagagggagagggagagggagagggagagggagagggagagggagagggagagggagagggagagggagagggagagggagagggagagggagagggagagggagagggagagggagagggagagggagagggagagggagagggagagggagagggagagggagagggagagggagagggagagggagagggagagggagagggagagggagagggagagggagagggagagggagagggagagggagagggagagggagagggagagggagagggagagggagagggagagggagagggagagggagagggagagggagagggagagggagagggagagggagagggagagggagagggagagggagagggagagggagagggagagggagagggagagggagagggagagggagagggagagggagagggagagggagagggagagggagagggagagggagagggagagggagagggagagggagagggagagggagagggagagggagagggagagggagagggagagggagagggagagggagagggagagggagagggagagggagagggagagggagagggagagggagagggagagggagagggagagggagagggagagggagagggagagggagagggagagggagagggagagggagagggagagggagagggagagggagagggagagggagagggagagggagagggagagggagagggagagggagagggagagggagagggagagggagagggagagggagagggagagggagagggagagggagagggagagggagagggagagggagagggagagggagagggagagggagagggagagggagagggagagggagagggagagggagagggagagggagagggagagggagagggagagggagagggagagggagagggagagggagagggagagggagagggagagggagagggagagggagagggagagggagagggagagggagagggagagggagagggagagggagagggagagggagagggagagggagagggagagggagagggacaaaataaaaagaaaaatgaaatatgtacctatacttatgcgccacggcgacaattattcaaacttggatacgcgtgtggaaattttgcaatttgtttgttcacatgcgttatgtccaggatacttgtgttagtctaagaataaaataattatcattcaacgttgtagttttattttgtaactttttccttatccagactttctcgtcgctcagctacaatattttttcgaattccgtagattcatttccaatgtgctcgatagtcgtgtgaggcacgaaatctgtgaattttttgatATCATACCCAGATTTTAAAATTATCTTACCCTACTTTCATCAAATccaatttcaattttaaatatcaaattttaaatatttacttaaaatcTCTGCTCTGTGGTCAAACTCAagtgaatatgtaggtacacTCTTATTATGTTTCTATGAGATAATAACTGACTGCGAATATTATGATTTTCCTCTCATTTCTGAGAAAATGActaagtacagtcaccagcaataatatgatacacgatgaaggccgcaaaaatatctgacactatCTTATAAGTAGAGCcacaagagcgtgtcacatatttttgtggccttcgaagagtaacatattattgcaggtgattgtacctacatatacatttGCCTGCTGCGTAGTTTTCTAAATGGCTTGCGAAAACTAGGTCTTCTACCATTCAGCATAACTCTATCCATTCAATACGTAATACCCTAAGTAGAATATAACGCAGCAAGGTAGGTACATAGTGGTGGAGTCGTTCCTTTCAATCTTTGTTTCCTAAGAATATCAGAAACGATAACCGCACTAGGAAAAAGCACTTCAAGAACTGGAAATAAAATGGAATAGTTGTTATCGAGATACGTACTCACAGAGTCTCAAAAATGGCGCGGCTCCTTCCCCTCGTACCTATTCATCGGATACTACTGCTTAAGAAAAAGCACAAAAAGATTTATTGTGATCGGAAATAGGATACTTGTATTGGACGCCTTTTAGTAGATACTgcacttaagtacctacctatctcgTATTTTCAATGCTCCTTTACCAAAAATTGAAAACAGCCACATTTAAAGCATTTGTCTTCTCGTTTAGTACAGTATTATGGGCATGTGTTACATGTATGGTACAGTAGCGCAGGCTGGTACAATGATTCATTGGCAAATTATGAGAAGATATTAATGGCTatattttaagattttatttaactttcaaTGTAActaagtaagtatgtatgtaactatgtttgtaggtacgggtcaaatcttgcaagttaaatttgacccacttcccgacttccaatgcagctgaaaatttgcatatacTTATATGTAAATCGGGTGATAATACAATATTATGGTAACATCGAGCTGATGACGCAGACAGGacgtggccataggaactctgtgataaaacagcgcaacctaaaagaaattagaattgtctcgatgagtaggtattattttggataaaatgtaaggaatcaaATGTATAagtaagcatgtcggggcccctaggcagtgcgacgctcggggccccctacagtcaattctgcacacagcatattcagTATGACAGGGAAATAAGattgcgtttttaattttaatcttcaggcgtcggcgttgagcgagtttaggtattttacgcgctgcggcaggccgtgcgagctcagtacgccgatcccttctaccacactcgcactacaatgatggattaaacattcttgatccttcgcgaagcatattgaaatcaaccataacaacactaactgtacttaacttttaaagttctaaaactgttatttggtaagtacgaaaatactaaatgcagtgcaaatgtacataggggctgttcataaattacgtcatctatttttgacgatttttgaccccccccccccccacccctcaaatcatccaaaaatcaagcttcggatgaatctgtttcctcctacgtcatgttaccatcatccgatgtccagacccccccactcctcccatttgaaacgacgtaatttatgaatagccccatacttgtacttatgaaggtatattactcgaaagaaattataggtacctactcgcttatttacatgtttcgtcattgcatttggtacctataggttgtaaagtttgtatcaacgagggtttaaaaacgaactggtactgaggatctgatgatgattaaggtggtcacggataccaatcaaccatgtagtaacatgattaggctcgtttgattcgtctcaacaagatctttgacactgaagatacacacccaagtagcacagattagctgtatagcagccgcataatgaagtacgaatacgcttgaagctggaatataaaagctgcataagagctgtataagcgtcttttcagcttttataactcttaaatgggcacaaattatgcagccttaagttcacatagctactcaagatcgttgtagcagcaatttaacggaattataaggggtaacaggagttataagaggtgtatattgactgggtaagagaccaccagttaccctttattcagctaatatgtcacatgtgcgccctaataccgggaaagattgacgttgggctgaataaaagataattaataacatacttttacacctctgccttaaaaatcagctattatatttagtatagcgacgacgaacgcagaggtgaacatatttatattgaagcaaaaacgttaagcgcaacgacaccataagtcattttgttaaagtgtttagttaaatgtgtgtacatgatcttttatatattaatgcgagaaagatgtttgggaatgcaagtttattgatattatatatatacattatctaagaaaatttcagtgcgccacgaaaataaccagtatttatttaaattaattatataaataagctatgtgtaaaaactatttcagtggtttggacagaattatgagataaaaagttaataatacgttacagGAAGTACTAAACGAATGATTTAGGTTAacaactcaggcacaaaaccttattgttacccttaaaagttggaaaagcaatttcaattttgtaggttatatacaataaaatggcggtcaatgttaaaaagcaacgtgaaccgttaaaattcttatatgcagcatacgactgttatatatctgataaagatacttaagtgaaccactgtaaagtccaagtcgttatttcgatacaataatgaacctctaaacagttataaggcatcttgtgaacgtttaaacagccgctatgcagacagtcccaatggtagtataataggctgcttagcggtaaacatgttcagcgctaagccgtattatgcgcctcGTGTGTTctattatacgtctattggcttcataatagttcactcgttctcccttataataagtcagcgaaataaaagctgctttagcggtaaacatgttcagcgataagctgtattatgcgccccatgtgttcctttatacgtctattggcttcataatagttcattcgtgcttccttaaaaagtcagaataataaaagctgcttagcggtaaacatgttcagctataagctgtattatgcgccccatgtgttccatctatacgtctattggtttcatattagttcactcgtgctcccttaaaagtcagcgtaataaaagctgcttagcggtaaacatgttcagcgataagctgtattatgtgccacgtgtgttccattatacgtctattgacttcataatagttcattcgtgcttccttaaaaagtcagcgtaataaaagctgcttagcggtaaacacgttcagcgataagctgtattatgcgccacatgtgttcctttatacgtctattggcttcatattagttcactcgtgctcccttaaaagtcagtgtaataaaagctgcttagcggtaaacatgttaagcgacaagctgtattatgtgccacatgtgttccattatacgtctattagcttcataatagttcacttgtgctcccttaataagtcaacgtaataaaagtccacaattaccttcTTATACAGCACAtagcgtaattttatccactaaacagaccttataccggttaaagcatttgataacccttaaagctgtatagggtcgtagcaaacatacctttatatcactctttgcgtattaatggtagttttcagagccgtaatgcagcttttaatcagccctaagctatataaatatcactgagatctattatacagctgtaggaccacgagtgtgctcttataagtgtcttaatacgcacagagcgttagatagaactaaaagtgagtagttatagagctatctgtgctacttgggcagggtctgatgatggagcttgaaggtggccacgggtaccagtctatcatgtaactaaacaacttcgtgtttgggctcgtttgattcgtctcaacaagatctttgacacaagacagtactcagggtctgatgatggagctggaaggtaccattaccaatcaaccctgcaactaaaccacatcgtgtttaggatcgtttgattcgtctcaacaagatctttgacactaggtgatactcagagtctgatgatggagctggaaggtggtcaccggtaccaatcaaccatgcaactaaaccatttcgtgtttaggctcgttttattcgtttcaacaagatctttgacacaagatagtactcagggtctgatgttggagccggaaggtggtcaccggtaccaatcaaccatgcaactaaaccatttcgtgtttaggcacgttttattcatctcaacaagatctttgacacaaggtagtactcagggtctgatgatggagcgcgaaggtggcgacgggtacctgtctgtcatcatcagctccatcatcagaccctgagtagtatcttgtgtcaaacatcttattgcgacgaatcaaacgagcccaaacacgaagtggttcagttacatggtagactggtacccgtggccacagtccagctccatcatcagaccctgagtactaacttgtgtcaaagatcttgttgcgacgaatcgaacgaagccaaacacgaagtggtttagttgcatggttgattggtaccggtgaccaccttccggatccatcatcagaccctcagtactaccttgtgtcaaagatcttgttgcgacaaatcaaacgagcccaaacacgaagtggttcagttacatggtagactggtacccgtggccacagtccagctccatcatcagaccctgagtactaacttgtgtcaaagatcttgttgcgacgaatcgaacgaagccaaacacgaagtagtttagttgcatggttgattggtaccggtcaccaccttccggatccatcatcagaccctcagtactaccttgtgtcatagatcttgttgcgacaaatcaaacgagcccaaacacgaagtggttcagttacacggtagactggtacccctggccaccttccagctccatcatcagatcctgagtactatcttgtgtccaaggtcttgttgagacgaatcaaacgagcctaaacacgaagtggtttagttgcatggttgattggtaccggtgaccaccttccggctccaacatcagaccctgagtactatcttgtgtcaaagatcttatagaaacgaataaaacgagcctaaacacgaagtggtttagtggcatggttgattggtaccggtgaccacctgccggctccatcatcagaccctgagtactatcttgtgtcaaagatcttgttgagacgaatcaaacgagcctaaacacgaagtggtatagttgcatggttgattggtaccggtgaccaccttccggctccatcatcagaccctgagtattatcttgtgccaaagatcttgttgagacgaatcaaacgagcccaaacacgaagtggtttagttgcatggttgattggtaccggtgaccaccttccggctccatcatcagaccctgagtactatcttaagtcaaagatcttgttgagacgaataaaacgagcctaaacacgaagtggtttagttgcattgttgattggtactggtgaccaccttccggctccatcatcagaccctgagtactatcttaagtcaaagatcttgttgagccgaatcaaacgagcccaaacacgaagtgg
Above is a window of Cydia splendana chromosome Z, ilCydSple1.2, whole genome shotgun sequence DNA encoding:
- the LOC134805272 gene encoding esterase E4-like; protein product: MSMSCGWWCVLSAACVATLARAQAPEREARLVATAQGPVRGYRAAHQDHYEFFGIPYATAPTGPHRFKEPLPAPVWLETLDAVNDSIICPQNKLMKQITPNKVMQEDCLIVNIYVPDTDKKNLSVLVIVHGGGYQVGFGNFMTPRGLMRSKKVIAVTFNYRLGVHGFLCLGTKDAPGNAGMKDQVALLRWVQKNIKKFGGNPDDVTITGSSAGGSSVDLLMLSDMAKGLFNKVIPESGSNVAGWSVQIDPHKYAIDYANDIGFRNVDDVYALEEFYKNAPYDLLFYNLRLDRKDSTFGFGPCVERDTGTEIFLSDSPVNIIKQGKYRKIPVLYGFANMEGLLRLLQFESWQNEMNTNFTLFLPSDLQFESDQQRAQVAKAAKEFYFGNKPVEKETVLNYIDYFSDVIFAYPALRSVSLQVASGSKSIYLYEYSYPVEVFAPYFKPPGEIPEYMSKIRGARHTAQTEAVLECSLDVHMNNEEPEPYRKHKALMKELWLNFITTGKPVGEGAGAVPGLESWAPAGDNCSPHASLGERMEMRGSLLEARRKFWDDIYAKHYRAPTPPPPPPARHTEL